The following proteins come from a genomic window of Daphnia carinata strain CSIRO-1 chromosome 8, CSIRO_AGI_Dcar_HiC_V3, whole genome shotgun sequence:
- the LOC130704218 gene encoding cytoskeleton-associated protein 5-like isoform X1: MDEDTEYLKLPIEDQCVHKLWKARVHGYEAALKLFGQWEEKSPEWNKFTFLMKKIVVDSNAVAQEKGLETVLCFVENSAQASKTVGDVVSGLIAKCLGAPKARTKEMAIQIALMYVEIEKYEIVQEEILKGIAASKNPKVVAACIATLTQALREFGPKVINLKLVLKQVPVLLEDRDKNVREEGKKLVVELYRWIGQALKPQLSALKPIQVTELEAEFEKLGNEKPQQTRFLRSQQDLKAKMEARMAEGTDANEEETDSADAVPDIDPYELLEPVDILSQLPKDFYDKCEAKKWQERKEAMDALEQLVANPKLQTGDYGDLVRALKKIIAKDSNVMVIAVAGKCLCGLANGLKKKFSPYALACIPTILEKFKEKKQNVVTAMREAIDAIYPSTTIEAIQEDVLAGLDNKNPSVKAETAAFLGRCFAKCNATILNKKLLKAYCPALIKALNESDPGVRDSSAEALGIAMKVVGEKVIMPFLPDLEAMKMAKIKECCEKAVVSGKPSGAAKPKAAPSMPESKEAAPKVADAAQKRPGAVIKKPTPAASGSGPAKKPAGKAVAKKAPGANAKVEEKIEKELSPEEVEEKAAAILPPDVITGITDANWKTRLGAMESMMQTIQTLERADIPTQVLVRTLCKKPGLKDNNFQVTKLKLEAVKFLAEKSDFSKRSAEYVINDVVDKLSDAKNGSITTEALTAIAEATSLDFVANQVTDFAMGQKNPKVQAEALVWLSNAIKEFGFVVQPKPIIETAKKGISATNPAVRTAAITLVGTLFLYMGPPLRTFFDGEKPALLQQLNTEFDKVRNEALQKVTTILNDAKFITPQLGELPTALAARMSDSNTNLVQQALTIGQALAIAMGPNCRQHVRVLLPGFLQALSVNKPTVRATAISCLNTWVEQCNGMKEFFEGEVIADALRTGNPFVKADLLTWLAEKLPNVNAKVLNKDDVTACVPHLLAAIEDRTADVRKAAQDATLGFMIHLGYESMSRHASKLKPASKSIVQAHLDKVRPNLPTKPVVAAPQPVAKAKIAAQPSKEIPKEDDDAAKAPPGKVLRAPSKTKIAGPAAAATAVPGAKSSRKKDDDVDTSPLLPLNNLKTQRVNDELKLRVLKWNFAVPRDEFVDQLKEQMNTAGVNKSLMTNMFHMDFKFHIKAIEALNEDLSVNVESQKANLDLVLKWMTLRFFDTNPSVLLKGLEYLQSVFSLLAQEGYHMLDSEASSFIPYLITKVGDPKDAVKNSVHGIFKTLWRIYPASKLFPYAMEGIKTKNARQRTECLEELGSLIEEFGVAVCQPSPSVALKEVAKQIADRDNAVRSAALNCIVHAYCQEGEKVYKLIGQLSEKDMSLLEERIKRSAKNRPPPGAAPAKTAQTPTPNPGPTSPDTRSGLPVRGARPASAYYASDNKNTRVEVAERPQARPISGVFAMELEQTVQKAAGLRGNIDSSIHIDLVQVNFDDILNEAVPMPRYKRTAVGSSQATDQFGKINSTDPALDINISQIAHPSLNVSLNAVQHVENVINKSADESWLETRVDQILIGCTMQLRLLYQSQDRSLKDIIQGYKALLRLLMALFVQSNLAQRGSRDVLRDLANLSLHVMLDSRLETADDADQVVRALNVLVLKMVEKSDHTAMTSALLRLLHDAVGSDNSNGKYIELVMKCLWRIVRNLNDWINTINISTILVDLHAFLKAYPSSVWKDRQSDTPIRTIKTIIHTLVRLQGDAILSNLGAIDNLKDSELEPYLQKLLKSGVSKEKDSASKLPTGDQLSGVPEKKDSSVKIRRLSKSTQETLTAIFRKIGSKELSQEGLAQLYEFKQRYPDADIEPFLSRSSDFFKNYIERGLKFIEEKKRKELAQGLLTPDNNNPIEGSPVQQSSGSESGVNPDAYRERLKKLRALAGLETSQVTSSNASSTINQFGFSSSSVTVTQTRTVTAISGDFENKVPVVQHVTTSSSATSGIEDYRRRLEMLKSGGNLS, encoded by the exons ATGGACGAGGACACAGAATATTTGAAGCTTCCAATAGAAGATCAGTGTGTCCATAAATTATGGAAAGCCAGAGTACATGGATACGAAGCAGCATTGAAA CTGTTTGGACAGTGGGAAGAAAAAAGTCCTGAATGGAACAAATTTACTTTtcttatgaaaaaaattgtggtagATAGCAATGCAGTGGCACAAGAGAAAGGGCTTGAAACTGTCCTTTGCTTTGTGGAAAATTCAGCACAAGCTTCTAA AACTGTGGGAGATGTTGTGAGTGGGCTCATTGCTAAATGCCTGGGAGCACCCAAGGCCCGCACTAAGGAGATGGCTATTCAAATTGCTCTAATGTATGTTGAGATTGAAAAGTATGAAATTGTGcaagaagaaattttaaagGGGATAGCTGCTTCAAAAAATCCCAAGGTTGTTGCAGCATGCATAGCTACCTTGACACAGGCATTAAG AGAGTTTGGGCCTAAAGTTATCAATTTAAAGCTTGTACTCAAGCAAGTTCCTGTGCTTTTAGAAGATAGGGACAAGAATGTaagagaagaaggaaagaaattgGTTGTTGAGCTTTACAGATGGATTGGACAAGCTTTGAAACCCCAGTTGTCTGCTCTTAAACCAATTCAG GTTACCGAGTTAGAAGCAGAATTTGAAAAGCTGGGTAATGAGAAACCACAACAAACCCGATTCTTGCGTTCGCAGCAAGATTTAAAAGCTAAAATGGAAGCTCGAATGGCAGAAGGAACTGATGCAAATGAAG AAGAGACTGACAGTGCGGATGCTGTACCGGATATCGATCCTTACGAACTATTAGAACCTGTCGATATTTTATCTCAATTACCTAAAGATTTTTACGACAAGTGTGAAGCCAAAAAATGGCAAGAGCGGAAGGAAGCAATGGATGCATTAGAGCAATTGGTTGCTAATCCGAAACTTCAAACTGGAGATTATGGGGATTTGGTGAGGGCGCTGAAAAAG ATCATTGCAAAAGATTCCAATGTGATGGTTATTGCTGTTGCTGGCAAATGCTTGTGTGGTCTGGCCAATggattgaaaaagaagttttctcCTTATGCGTTGGCCTGCATCCCTacaattttagaaaaatttaaagaaaagaaacaaaacgttGTAACTGCAATGCGCGAGGCTATTGATGCCATCTACCCCAGT aCGACAATCGAAGCCATTCAGGAAGATGTTTTAGCCGGTTTGGACAACAAAAACCCGTCTGTCAAAGCTGAAACTGCGGCTTTTTTGGGTCGCTGTTTTGCAAAATGCAATGCAACAATCTTAAACAAGAAACTTCTTAAAGCTTACTGTCCAGCTTTGATCAAAGCCTTAAATGAGTCTG ACCCTGGTGTACGTGACAGTTCGGCCGAAGCACTTGGCATCGCTATGAAAGTCGTTGGGGAAAAAGTAATCATGCCATTTCTTCCGGACTTGGAGGCAATGAAAATGGCCAAGATCAAGGAATGTTGCGAAAAGGCTGTAGTTAGTGGTAAACCTTCCGGTGCGGCGAAACCCAAAGCTGCTCCAAGTATGCCGGAGTCAAAGGAAGCCGCTCCCAAAGTTGCAGATGCAGCACAAAAACGTCCTGGCGCTGTCATTAAGAAACCGACACCAGCTGCTTCTGGAAGTGGTCCAGCGAAAAAGCCTGCTGGAAAAGCAGTCGCGAAAAAAGCACCAGGAGCAAACGCCAAAGTAGAAGAGAAGATTGAGAAAGAACTTTCACCTGAAGAGGTGGAAGAGAAAGCTGCGGCTATTTTACCCCCAGATGTCATAACAGGAATTACAGATGCCAATTGGAAAACTAGATTGGGTGCCATGGAGTCCATGATGCAG ACGATCCAAACACTCGAAAGAGCTGACATACCTACCCAGGTTCTCGTGAGGACATTGTGTAAAAAACCAGGGTTGAAAGACAATAACTTCCAAGTTACCAAGTTAAAGCTGGAAGCTGTGAAATTTCTGGCAGAAAAGTCTGATTTTTCGAAGCGTTCCGCTGAATATGTCATTAACGACGTTGTCGATAAACTAAGCGATGCCAAAAATGGATCCATTACAACAGAAGCTTTGACCGCTATAGCTGAAGCTACCAGCCTAGATTTCGTTGCAAATCAGGTGACCGATTTCGCCATGGGacaaaaaaatccaaaagtTCAAGCCGAAGCACTGGTTTGGCTGTCAAACGCGATCAAAGAATTCGGCTTTGT TGTCCAACCGAAACCGATTATCGAAACTGCCAAAAAAGGCATCAGTGCAACTAATCCAGCAGTACGGACTGCTGCAATTACGCTCGTGGGTACGTTGTTTTTGTACATGGGACCACCTCTACGAACATTTTTTGACGGGGAAAAGCCAGCCCTCTTGCAGCAGCTAAACACAGAATTTGATAAG GTTCGAAATGAAGCCCTTCAAAAGGTGACCACCATATTGAATGATGCCAAGTTTATTACGCCCCAGTTGGGCGAATTGCCTACTGCGCTTGCCGCAAGGATGTCTGATTCGAATACTAACTTAGTTCAACAAGCATTGACAATTGGACAAGCCCTTGCGATTGCCATGGGGCCGAATTGTCGACAACACGTTAGGGTACTTTTACCTGGGTTTTTACAAGCCCTGTCAGTAAATAAG CCAACTGTGCGTGCCACAGCTATTTCTTGTTTGAACACGTGGGTGGAGCAATGCAACGGAATGAAAGAATTCTTTGAGGGTGAAGTCATTGCTGACGCGCTGAGAACAGGAAACCCTTTCGTAAAAGCAGATCTGCTCACTTGGCTCGCAGAGAAACTGCCTAATG TCAACGCTAAAGTATTGAACAAGGATGATGTGACGGCCTGCGTACCCCACTTGCTTGCTGCTATTGAAGATCGCACAGCTGATGTCCGCAAAGCAGCTCAAGATGCAACCTTGGGTTTCATGATTCATTTGGGTTACGAGAGCATGTCAAGGCATGCTTCGAAACTGAAGCCTGCATCTAAGTCCATCGTTCAAGCTCACCTGGACAAAGTTCGACCTAACTTGCCCACAAAACCTGTGGTTGCTGCTCCTCAACCAGTTGCGAAGGCTAAAATTGCAGCTCAGCCTTCTAAGGAAATTCCAAAAGAGGATGACGATGCCGCTAAAGCTCCTCCAGGAAAGGTCTTGCGGGCGCCGTCCAAgacaaag ATTGCTGGACCTgccgcagcagcaacagctgTTCCGGGAGCAAAGAGCAGTCGTAAAAAAGATGACGATGTTGATACTTCACCGCTGCTGCCCTTAAATAATCTAAAAACCCAACGTGTCAATGATGAGCTCAAGCTGAGAGTGTTGAAGTGGAACTTTGCTGTGCCTAGAGATGAGTTTGTTGATCAGCTGAAAGAACAAATGAACACGGCAGGAGTCAACAAGTCGTTGATGACTAACATGTTCCAtatggatttcaaatttcacaTCAAAGCAATTGAAGCGTTGAATGAG gaCTTGAGCGTTAATGTGGAGTCCCAAAAAGCCAATTTGGATTTGGTTCTAAAATGGATGACTTTACGGTTCTTTGACACCAACCCTTCAGTTCTTCTGAAAGGTTTGGAGTACCTGCAAAGTGTTTTTTCGTTGTTAGCCCAAGAAGGCTATCACATGTTAGATTCCGAAGCTTCTTCATTCATACCATATCTTATAACAAAG GTTGGTGACCCGAAGGACGCAGTGAAAAATAGTGTTCATGGCATTTTTAAAACCCTGTGGCGCATCTATCCAGCTAGCAAATTATTTCCCTATGCCATGGAaggaattaaaacaaaaaatgctcgCCAAAGAACAG AATGCCTTGAAGAGTTAGGCAGCTTGATTGAAGAGTTTGGCGTCGCAGTATGCCAGCCGTCTCCAAGTGTTGCCCTTAAAGAAGTCGCTAAGCAAATTGCTGATCGTGATAATGCGGTTCGCAGTGCTGCCCTCAATTGTATCGTTCACGCCTATTGCCAGGAAGGAGAAAAAGTTTATAAGTTAATTGGACAG CTGTCAGAAAAAGACATGTCCTTGTTGGAAGAGAGAATTAAACGGAGCGCCAAAAATCGTCCTCCTCCCGGAGCTGCCCCTGCTAAAACCGCCCAGACTCCCACTCCAAATCCTGGTCCCACCTCACCCGATACTCGTTCTGGCTTACCCGTTCGAGGAGCTCGCCCGGCTTCTGCGTACTATGCATCAGATAACAAAAACACCAGAGTTGAAGTGGCAGAGCGACCCCAAGCGCGACCAATTTCCGGGGTGTTTGCCATGGAGCTGGAACAAACCGTTCAAAAAGCTGCAGGTTTACGAGGCAATATCGATTCGAGCATACATATTGACTTAGTTCAAGTGAATTTCGATGATATTTTGAACGAGGCTGTTCCAATGCCAAGATATAA GAGGACAGCAGTGGGATCAAGCCAGGCGACCGATCAATTCGGCAAGATTAATAGTACAGATCCTGCTCTTGACATCAATATTTCACAG ATTGCCCATCCATCCTTAAATGTCTCGTTAAATGCCGTCCAACACGTCGAGAACGTCATTAATAAATCTGCTGacgaaag TTGGCTCGAAACGCGAGTTGACCAGATTTTAATAGGTTGTACGATGCAACTGAGACTCCTCTATCAGTCGCAAGATCGTTCGTTGAAAGACATTATTCAAGGCTATAAAGCACTTCTCCGATTGTTGATGGCG ctttttgtTCAAAGCAATCTTGCCCAGCGTGGGTCACGCGATGTGCTACGCGATTTAGCTAACTTGAGCTTGCACGTCATGTTGGATTCTCGACTGGAAACGGCGGATGATGCAGATCAGGTGGTTCGAGCACTAAACGTCCTCGTCCTAAAAATGGTAGAAAAATCGGATCACACAGCAATGACCAG CGCCCTTTTACGATTGCTGCACGATGCAGTAGGTAGTGATAACTCGAATGGCAAGTACATCGAACTTGTCATGAAATGTTTGTGGAGGATAGTTCGAAATCTTAATGATTGGATCAATACCATAAACATCAGTACCATATTAGTTGATCTTCACGCTTTCCTCAAG GCCTATCCGTCATCAGTTTGGAAAGATCGTCAATCGGATACACCCATAAGAACTATCAAAACGATTATTCACACGCTTGTTCGGCTACAAGGAGATGCCATTCTTTCAAATTTGGGGGCAATCGATAATCTGAAAGATTCGGAATTGGAGCCTTATCTGCAGAAACTCCTTAAAAGTGGCGTTTCCAAGGAAAAAGATTCGGCCAGCAAATTACCTACCGGTGATCAACTCTCAGGTgtgcctgaaaaaaaagacagttcCGTCAAAATTCGACGACTTTCAAAGTCCACCCAGGAAACGTTGACTGCAATATTTCGCAAAATTGGTTCAAAGGAACTATCGCAAGAG GGACTTGCGCAACTTTACGAGTTCAAACAGCGGTACCCAGATGCTGATATTGAACCGTTTTTGAGCCGTTCATCCGATTTCTTTAAGAATTACATTGAGCGAGGTCTAAAGTTCATTGAAGAGAAGAAACGCAAGGAACTTGCTCAGGGCCTACTGACTCCAGACAATAATAATCCTATCGAAGGCAGCCCCGTCCAACAGTCTTCTGGTTCCGAGTCTGGAGTAAACCCTGATGCATACCGAGAAAGGCTGAAGAAACTTCGTGCCCTCGCTGGACTGGAAACCAGTCAA GTTACTAGCTCTAACGCTTCAAGCACGATAAACCAATTTGgattttcatcttcgtctGTTACTGTTACGCAAACACGAACTGTTACAGCGATTTCCGGGGATTTTGAAAAC AAGGTACCCGTCGTCCAACACGTCACCACCAGCTCGTCCGCAACCAGTGGTATTGAAGATTATCGCCGCCGCTTGGAAATGTTAAAAAGTGGTGGCAACCTTTCGTAA